The Sebastes fasciatus isolate fSebFas1 chromosome 13, fSebFas1.pri, whole genome shotgun sequence genome includes a region encoding these proteins:
- the LOC141781587 gene encoding hemoglobin embryonic subunit alpha-like isoform X1: protein MVFCCSSLVVLPSQRGHHHGQELLESCLLFTSEGITQPTSNHNGQAVRQELQHNKHQKKHQQHESYTHSTDKMTSLTARDKDTVRAFWGKVSGKAEDIGTQAVARMLVVYPQTKTYFAHWKDQSPTSASAKKHGITVMGGVADAVTKIDDLKGGLLNLSELHAFTLRVDPANFKIISHCILVVMAIMFPTDFTPEVHMSLDKFLAALALALAEKYR from the exons ATGGTCTTCTGTTGCAGCTCTCTAGTGGTACTGCCTTCCCAGAGAGGCCACCACCACGGTCAGGAACTTCTGGAAAGCTGCCTGCTTTTCACCAGTGAAGGCATTACCCAACCGACCAGCAACCACAATGGTCAGGCAGTCAGACAGGAGCTGCAACACAACAAGCATcagaaaaaacatcaacaacatgaaAG CTACACTCATTCAACCGACAAGATGACCAGTCTCACTGCTAGGGATAAGGACACAGTCAGAGCCTTCTGGGGTAAGGTCTCTGGAAAGGCGGAGGACATCGGCACCCAAGCTGTGGCCAG GATGCTGGTGGTGTACCCGCAGACCAAGACTTACTTCGCCCACTGGAAGGACCAGAGCCCCACCTCTGCCTCTGCGAAGAAGCACGGAATAACCGTGATGGGTGGAGTTGCAGATGCTGTGACCAAAATTGACGACCTGAAAGGAGGTCTTCTGAACCTCAGTGAGCTGCATGCCTTCACTCTGCGTGTGGACCCTGCCAACTTCAAG ATTATCTCCCACTGCATCCTTGTGGTCATGGCCATCATGTTCCCCACCGATTTCACCCCTGAGGTCCACATGTCTCTGGACAAGTTCCTGGCTGCTCTGGCTCTGGCCCTGGCTGAGAAGTACCGATAA
- the LOC141781587 gene encoding hemoglobin embryonic subunit alpha-like isoform X2 produces MTSLTARDKDTVRAFWGKVSGKAEDIGTQAVARMLVVYPQTKTYFAHWKDQSPTSASAKKHGITVMGGVADAVTKIDDLKGGLLNLSELHAFTLRVDPANFKIISHCILVVMAIMFPTDFTPEVHMSLDKFLAALALALAEKYR; encoded by the exons ATGACCAGTCTCACTGCTAGGGATAAGGACACAGTCAGAGCCTTCTGGGGTAAGGTCTCTGGAAAGGCGGAGGACATCGGCACCCAAGCTGTGGCCAG GATGCTGGTGGTGTACCCGCAGACCAAGACTTACTTCGCCCACTGGAAGGACCAGAGCCCCACCTCTGCCTCTGCGAAGAAGCACGGAATAACCGTGATGGGTGGAGTTGCAGATGCTGTGACCAAAATTGACGACCTGAAAGGAGGTCTTCTGAACCTCAGTGAGCTGCATGCCTTCACTCTGCGTGTGGACCCTGCCAACTTCAAG ATTATCTCCCACTGCATCCTTGTGGTCATGGCCATCATGTTCCCCACCGATTTCACCCCTGAGGTCCACATGTCTCTGGACAAGTTCCTGGCTGCTCTGGCTCTGGCCCTGGCTGAGAAGTACCGATAA
- the LOC141781586 gene encoding hemoglobin embryonic subunit alpha-like isoform X1 — MVFCCSSLVVLPSQRGHHHGQELLESCLLFTSEGITQPTSNHNGQAVRQELQHNKHQKKHQQHESYTHSTDKMTSLTARDKDTVRAFWGKVSGKAEDIGTQAVARMLVVYPQTKTYFAHWKDQSPTSASAKKHGITVMGGVADAVTKIDDLKGGLLNLSELHAFTLRVDPANFKIISHCILVVMAIMFPTDFTPEVHMSLDKFLAALALALAEKYR, encoded by the exons ATGGTCTTCTGTTGCAGCTCTCTAGTGGTACTGCCTTCCCAGAGAGGCCACCACCACGGTCAGGAACTTCTGGAAAGCTGCCTGCTTTTCACCAGTGAAGGCATTACCCAACCGACCAGCAACCACAATGGTCAGGCAGTCAGACAGGAGCTGCAACACAACAAGCATcagaaaaaacatcaacaacatgaaAG CTACACTCATTCAACCGACAAGATGACCAGTCTCACTGCTAGGGATAAGGACACAGTCAGAGCCTTCTGGGGTAAGGTCTCTGGAAAGGCGGAGGACATCGGCACCCAAGCTGTGGCCAG GATGCTGGTGGTGTACCCGCAGACCAAGACTTACTTCGCCCACTGGAAGGACCAGAGCCCCACCTCTGCCTCTGCAAAGAAGCACGGAATAACCGTGATGGGTGGAGTTGCAGATGCTGTGACCAAAATTGACGACCTGAAAGGAGGTCTTCTGAACCTCAGTGAGCTGCATGCCTTCACTCTGCGTGTGGACCCTGCCAACTTCAAG ATTATCTCCCACTGCATCCTTGTGGTCATGGCCATCATGTTCCCCACCGATTTCACCCCTGAGGTCCACATGTCTCTGGACAAGTTCCTGGCTGCTCTGGCTCTGGCCCTGGCTGAGAAGTACCGATAA
- the LOC141781586 gene encoding hemoglobin embryonic subunit alpha-like isoform X2, with translation MTSLTARDKDTVRAFWGKVSGKAEDIGTQAVARMLVVYPQTKTYFAHWKDQSPTSASAKKHGITVMGGVADAVTKIDDLKGGLLNLSELHAFTLRVDPANFKIISHCILVVMAIMFPTDFTPEVHMSLDKFLAALALALAEKYR, from the exons ATGACCAGTCTCACTGCTAGGGATAAGGACACAGTCAGAGCCTTCTGGGGTAAGGTCTCTGGAAAGGCGGAGGACATCGGCACCCAAGCTGTGGCCAG GATGCTGGTGGTGTACCCGCAGACCAAGACTTACTTCGCCCACTGGAAGGACCAGAGCCCCACCTCTGCCTCTGCAAAGAAGCACGGAATAACCGTGATGGGTGGAGTTGCAGATGCTGTGACCAAAATTGACGACCTGAAAGGAGGTCTTCTGAACCTCAGTGAGCTGCATGCCTTCACTCTGCGTGTGGACCCTGCCAACTTCAAG ATTATCTCCCACTGCATCCTTGTGGTCATGGCCATCATGTTCCCCACCGATTTCACCCCTGAGGTCCACATGTCTCTGGACAAGTTCCTGGCTGCTCTGGCTCTGGCCCTGGCTGAGAAGTACCGATAA